The Phalacrocorax carbo chromosome 28, bPhaCar2.1, whole genome shotgun sequence genome has a window encoding:
- the ARHGEF2 gene encoding rho guanine nucleotide exchange factor 2 isoform X2: MDGPDIFLGPCEGALCGVPGQKRRCMSALEPVTAPRPSAEAGWEKEEEDEDEDHFRGVPLRRSCALRTSIRSQDPFRRHSWEPGKELRGVPGYDQLSVSLKGLSPDDIDSSAEQLDRLGRHRRDPRRAPLIHSNDDLESLLSQDEEDEADVQRAQEDARRLPAYRARQSASACSLSKSASLSIIDSFPDGDEISPFASQQSLVNGFGAGSCGQLEGQARSQSWEQTPLGRTLSFIKRMTGKTKSKEKEKMKEGKEKDARYTNGHLFTTITVSGMTMCFACNKSITAKEALICPTCNVTIHNRCKDTLPNCTKVKQKQQKAALLKNSSALQSVSLRNKTAIRERPNSAIYPSESFRQTLLGPRRSRPSLSLSKSVSTTNIAGTFNDESPLGIRRILSQSTDSLNMRNRTLSVESLIDEGPDVILNQLMSDFETDGKDFEADSWSLAVDNSYLQQHKMDVMKRQDVIYELIQTEMHHVRTLKIMANMFRKAMLEDLQVDPATVLKIFPCVDELSQIHERFLAQLLERRRESLAHDSNKNFVINRLGDILVNQFSGASAEQLKKAYSEFCSKHTKAVKEYKDLLARDKRFQQFIRRMTRSPLLRRHGVPECILLVTQRITKYPVLIERILKNSKDNEGDSADLSRALKLVKELISSINEEVHACEMNARLWDVYKRVDGRAKVQLPWESRAGVFGKDELMRRKLVHSGCMLWKTAAGRFKDVLVLLMTDVLIFLQEKDQKYTFPMLDKPAVISLQNLIVRDIANQEKGMFLISAAPPEMYEVHAASRDDRNNWMKVIQQTVSLCPSRQDFPLIETEIEASLRKLKDRILQHDRKIAALLEEKVGLFADMLALASGCEEPSPALAPRTLFRSDSAEGSRGEKLMHDAIREVECLKEMFTGSGRDRDQNNLAEAESCPSPGASNGDAGSFNGSLEFCRADSDAGQRDGNGNLQRVPQEEINQRLVNLYTLLHELQAVVSQQDTLLELQLLEGTEKPSRRGSQPTLAEPPARAGDKPGPTELALLQRQHGLLQEELGRCRQLCQERAQEAAALETRLRDSEQERGRLERELEEARRQLGALRQEGGARARRGTEPRRRSLPAGDALYLSFTPPQLSHGAPPASLSYHHPTFAPCPREEPDYRGVDPDRLWEGEDALDVLLEDKDLGSRHSPPASPRDFLRMQDIPEEVESSQDLKEGDGGSSDS, encoded by the exons TGTGAGTCTCAAAGGCCTGAGCCCTGATGACATCGACTCCAGCGCGGAGcagctggacaggctggggcGGCACCGGCGGGACCCCCGGCGAGCCCCCCTCATCCACAGCAACGATGACCTGGAGTCCCTGCTCTCCCAGGACGAGGAGGATGAGGCTGATGTGCAGCGGGCACAG GAGGATGCACGGAGGCTGCCGGCATACCGGGCCAGGCAGAGCGCCAGCGCCTGCAGCCTCTCCAAATCGGCATCGCTCAGCATCATCGACAGCTTCCCCGATGGAGACG AAATTTCCCCCTTCGcctcccagcagagcctggtcAATGG CTTCGGCGCCGGGAGCTGCGGGCAGCTGGAGGGGCAGGCGAGGAGCCAGAGCTGGGAACAGACCCCCCTGGGCCGGACCCTCAGCTTCATCAAGAGGATGACGGGGAAGACGAAG agcaaggagaaggagaagatgaAGGAGGGCAAGGAGAAGGACGCCCGCTACACCAATGGCCACCTCTTCACCACCATCACCGTCTCGGGCATGACCATGTGCTTCGCCTGCAACAAGAGCATCACGGCCAAGGAAGCTCTTATCTGCCCCA cctgcaaCGTCACCATCCACAACCGCTGCAAGGACACGCTGCCCAACTGCACCAAGGTGAAGCAGAAG CAACAGAAAGCCGCGCTGCTGAAGAACAGCTCGGCGTTGCAGTCGGTCTCGCTGCGCAATAAAA ccgcCATCCGGGAGCGCCCCAACTCGGCCATCTACCCCTCGGAGAGCTTCCGCCAGACGCTGCTGGGTCCCCGCCGCAGCCgaccctccctctccctctccaagAGTGTCTCTACCACCAACATCGCGGG GACGTTCAACGATGAGTCTCCCCTGGGGATACGGCGGATCCTGTCCCAGTCCACGGATTCCCTCAACATGCGCAACCGCACGCTCTCGGTGGAGTCGCTCATCGACGAAG GCCCCGACGTCATCCTCAACCAGCTGATGAGCGACTTCGAGACGGACGGGAAGGACTTCGAGGCGGATTCGTGGAGCTTGGCCGTCGACAACAGCtacctgcagcagcacaagaTGGACGTCATGAAGCGCCAGGACGTCATCTACG AGCTGATCCAGACGGAGATGCACCACGTCCGCACGCTGAAGATCATGGCCAACATGTTCCGCAAGGCCATGCTGGAGGACCTGCAGGTGGATCCCGCCACGGTGCTGAAGATCTTCCCCTGTGTGGACGAGCTGAGCCAGATCCATGAGCGGTTCCTGGCGCAGCTCCTGGAGCGTCGCAGGGAGTCCCTGGCCCACGACAGCAACAAGAACTTCGTCATCAACCGGCTGGGGGACATCCTCGTCAACCAG tTTTCGGGTGCCAGCGCggagcagctgaagaaagcCTACTCCGAGTTCTGCAGCAAGCACACCAAAGCCGTGAAGGAGTACAAGGACCTGCTCGCCCGCGACAAGCGCTTCCAGCAGTTCATCCGG AGGATGACGCGGTCCCCGCTGCTCCGACGTCACGGGGTGCCCGAGTGCATCTTGCTGGTGACGCAGAGGATCACCAAGTACCCGGTGCTCATCGAGCGCATCCTGAAGAACTCCAAAG ACAACGAGGGTGACTCGGCGGACCTGTCGCGGGCgctgaagctggtgaaggagcTGATCTCGTCCATCAACGAGGAGGTGCACGCGTGCGAGATGAACGCGCGGCTGTGGGACGTCTACAAGCGCGTGGACGGCCGGGCCAAAGTGCAGCTGCCGTGGGAGAGCCGCGCCGGCGTTTTCGGCAAGGACGAGCTCATGCGGCGCAAGCTGGTGCACAGCGGCTGCATGCTCTGGAAAACGGCGGCCGGGCGCTTCAAAG ATGTCCTGGTGCTGCTGATGACCGACGTCCTCATCTTCCTGCAAGAGAAGGACCAGAAATACACCTTCCCCATGCTG GACAAGCCGGCCGTCATCTCCCTGCAAAACCTCATCGTGCGGGATATCGCCAACCAGGAGAAGGGGATGTTCCTGATCAGCGCGGCGCCGCCGGAGATGTACGAGGTCCACGCCGCCTCCCGCGACGACCGCAACAACTGGATGAAGGTCATCCAGCAGACGGTCAGCCT ctgccccagccgCCAGGACTTTCCCCTGATCGAGACGGAGATCGAAGCATCCTTACGCAAGCTGAAAG ACCGGATCCTGCAACACGATCGGAAGATCGCGgcgctgctggaggagaaggtgggGCTCTTCGCCGACATGCTGGCCCTGGCCAGCGGCTGCGAGGAGCCCTCGCCCGCCCTGGCCCCCCGCACCCTCTTCCGCTCCGACTCGGCCGAGGGTTCCCGAGGGGAGAAGCTGATGCACGACGCCATCCGGGAAG TGGAATGCCTCAAGGAGATGTTCACGGGCTCCGGACGCGACCGGGACCAGAATAACCTCGCCGAGGCCgagagctgccccagccccggcgccagCA acGGCGACGCCGGCAGCTTCAACGGCTCCCTGGAGTTTTGCAGGGCGGATTCAGATGCTGGGCAGCGG GATGGAAACGGCAACCTGCAGAGGGTACCCCAAGAG GAGATCAACCAGCGCCTGGTGAACCTCTACACCCTCCTGCACGAGCTCCAG GCGGTGGTGAGCCAGCAGGACAcgctgctggagctgcagctgctggagggcaCCGAGAAGCCGTCCCGCCGCGGTTCCCAGCCCACCCTGGCCGAGCCGCCGGCGCGAGCGGGCGACAAGCCCGGCCCCACGGAGCTGGCGCTGCTGCAGCGGCAGCAcgggctgctgcaggaggagctggggcgCTGCCggcagctctgccaggagcGGGCgcaggaggcggcggcgctggAGACGCGGCTGCGGGACAGCGAGCAGGAGCGCGGCCGGCTGGAGCGCGAGCTGGAGGAGGCCCGGAGGCAGCTGGGCGCGCTGCGGCAGGAGGGCGGCGCGCGGGCACGCCGCGGCACCGAACCGCGGCGGAGGAGCCTGCCCGCCGGAGACGCGCTCTATCTCAGCTTCACCCCGCCCCAG CTGAGCCACGGCGCCCCCCCCGCCAGCCTCTCGTACCACCACCCCACCTTCGCCCCCTGCCCCCGGGAGGAGCCAGATTACCGGGGGGTCGATCCCGACCGGCTCTGGGAGGGCGAGGACGCCCTGGACGTGCTCCTGGAGGACAAGGACTTGGGGAGCCGCCACtccccccccgccagcccccgag ATTTCCTGAGGATGCAGGATATTCCCGAGGAGGTGGAGAGCAGCCAGGATCTGAAGGAGGGCGACGGGGGCTCCTCCGACAGTTAG
- the ARHGEF2 gene encoding rho guanine nucleotide exchange factor 2 isoform X3, which yields MYGRRAPRSKEKEKMKEGKEKDARYTNGHLFTTITVSGMTMCFACNKSITAKEALICPTCNVTIHNRCKDTLPNCTKVKQKQQKAALLKNSSALQSVSLRNKTAIRERPNSAIYPSESFRQTLLGPRRSRPSLSLSKSVSTTNIAGTFNDESPLGIRRILSQSTDSLNMRNRTLSVESLIDEGPDVILNQLMSDFETDGKDFEADSWSLAVDNSYLQQHKMDVMKRQDVIYELIQTEMHHVRTLKIMANMFRKAMLEDLQVDPATVLKIFPCVDELSQIHERFLAQLLERRRESLAHDSNKNFVINRLGDILVNQFSGASAEQLKKAYSEFCSKHTKAVKEYKDLLARDKRFQQFIRRMTRSPLLRRHGVPECILLVTQRITKYPVLIERILKNSKDNEGDSADLSRALKLVKELISSINEEVHACEMNARLWDVYKRVDGRAKVQLPWESRAGVFGKDELMRRKLVHSGCMLWKTAAGRFKDVLVLLMTDVLIFLQEKDQKYTFPMLDKPAVISLQNLIVRDIANQEKGMFLISAAPPEMYEVHAASRDDRNNWMKVIQQTVSLCPSRQDFPLIETEIEASLRKLKDRILQHDRKIAALLEEKVGLFADMLALASGCEEPSPALAPRTLFRSDSAEGSRGEKLMHDAIREVECLKEMFTGSGRDRDQNNLAEAESCPSPGASNGDAGSFNGSLEFCRADSDAGQRDGNGNLQRVPQEEINQRLVNLYTLLHELQAVVSQQDTLLELQLLEGTEKPSRRGSQPTLAEPPARAGDKPGPTELALLQRQHGLLQEELGRCRQLCQERAQEAAALETRLRDSEQERGRLERELEEARRQLGALRQEGGARARRGTEPRRRSLPAGDALYLSFTPPQQLSHGAPPASLSYHHPTFAPCPREEPDYRGVDPDRLWEGEDALDVLLEDKDLGSRHSPPASPRDFLRMQDIPEEVESSQDLKEGDGGSSDS from the exons ATGTACGGCCGTCGTGCGCCCAGG agcaaggagaaggagaagatgaAGGAGGGCAAGGAGAAGGACGCCCGCTACACCAATGGCCACCTCTTCACCACCATCACCGTCTCGGGCATGACCATGTGCTTCGCCTGCAACAAGAGCATCACGGCCAAGGAAGCTCTTATCTGCCCCA cctgcaaCGTCACCATCCACAACCGCTGCAAGGACACGCTGCCCAACTGCACCAAGGTGAAGCAGAAG CAACAGAAAGCCGCGCTGCTGAAGAACAGCTCGGCGTTGCAGTCGGTCTCGCTGCGCAATAAAA ccgcCATCCGGGAGCGCCCCAACTCGGCCATCTACCCCTCGGAGAGCTTCCGCCAGACGCTGCTGGGTCCCCGCCGCAGCCgaccctccctctccctctccaagAGTGTCTCTACCACCAACATCGCGGG GACGTTCAACGATGAGTCTCCCCTGGGGATACGGCGGATCCTGTCCCAGTCCACGGATTCCCTCAACATGCGCAACCGCACGCTCTCGGTGGAGTCGCTCATCGACGAAG GCCCCGACGTCATCCTCAACCAGCTGATGAGCGACTTCGAGACGGACGGGAAGGACTTCGAGGCGGATTCGTGGAGCTTGGCCGTCGACAACAGCtacctgcagcagcacaagaTGGACGTCATGAAGCGCCAGGACGTCATCTACG AGCTGATCCAGACGGAGATGCACCACGTCCGCACGCTGAAGATCATGGCCAACATGTTCCGCAAGGCCATGCTGGAGGACCTGCAGGTGGATCCCGCCACGGTGCTGAAGATCTTCCCCTGTGTGGACGAGCTGAGCCAGATCCATGAGCGGTTCCTGGCGCAGCTCCTGGAGCGTCGCAGGGAGTCCCTGGCCCACGACAGCAACAAGAACTTCGTCATCAACCGGCTGGGGGACATCCTCGTCAACCAG tTTTCGGGTGCCAGCGCggagcagctgaagaaagcCTACTCCGAGTTCTGCAGCAAGCACACCAAAGCCGTGAAGGAGTACAAGGACCTGCTCGCCCGCGACAAGCGCTTCCAGCAGTTCATCCGG AGGATGACGCGGTCCCCGCTGCTCCGACGTCACGGGGTGCCCGAGTGCATCTTGCTGGTGACGCAGAGGATCACCAAGTACCCGGTGCTCATCGAGCGCATCCTGAAGAACTCCAAAG ACAACGAGGGTGACTCGGCGGACCTGTCGCGGGCgctgaagctggtgaaggagcTGATCTCGTCCATCAACGAGGAGGTGCACGCGTGCGAGATGAACGCGCGGCTGTGGGACGTCTACAAGCGCGTGGACGGCCGGGCCAAAGTGCAGCTGCCGTGGGAGAGCCGCGCCGGCGTTTTCGGCAAGGACGAGCTCATGCGGCGCAAGCTGGTGCACAGCGGCTGCATGCTCTGGAAAACGGCGGCCGGGCGCTTCAAAG ATGTCCTGGTGCTGCTGATGACCGACGTCCTCATCTTCCTGCAAGAGAAGGACCAGAAATACACCTTCCCCATGCTG GACAAGCCGGCCGTCATCTCCCTGCAAAACCTCATCGTGCGGGATATCGCCAACCAGGAGAAGGGGATGTTCCTGATCAGCGCGGCGCCGCCGGAGATGTACGAGGTCCACGCCGCCTCCCGCGACGACCGCAACAACTGGATGAAGGTCATCCAGCAGACGGTCAGCCT ctgccccagccgCCAGGACTTTCCCCTGATCGAGACGGAGATCGAAGCATCCTTACGCAAGCTGAAAG ACCGGATCCTGCAACACGATCGGAAGATCGCGgcgctgctggaggagaaggtgggGCTCTTCGCCGACATGCTGGCCCTGGCCAGCGGCTGCGAGGAGCCCTCGCCCGCCCTGGCCCCCCGCACCCTCTTCCGCTCCGACTCGGCCGAGGGTTCCCGAGGGGAGAAGCTGATGCACGACGCCATCCGGGAAG TGGAATGCCTCAAGGAGATGTTCACGGGCTCCGGACGCGACCGGGACCAGAATAACCTCGCCGAGGCCgagagctgccccagccccggcgccagCA acGGCGACGCCGGCAGCTTCAACGGCTCCCTGGAGTTTTGCAGGGCGGATTCAGATGCTGGGCAGCGG GATGGAAACGGCAACCTGCAGAGGGTACCCCAAGAG GAGATCAACCAGCGCCTGGTGAACCTCTACACCCTCCTGCACGAGCTCCAG GCGGTGGTGAGCCAGCAGGACAcgctgctggagctgcagctgctggagggcaCCGAGAAGCCGTCCCGCCGCGGTTCCCAGCCCACCCTGGCCGAGCCGCCGGCGCGAGCGGGCGACAAGCCCGGCCCCACGGAGCTGGCGCTGCTGCAGCGGCAGCAcgggctgctgcaggaggagctggggcgCTGCCggcagctctgccaggagcGGGCgcaggaggcggcggcgctggAGACGCGGCTGCGGGACAGCGAGCAGGAGCGCGGCCGGCTGGAGCGCGAGCTGGAGGAGGCCCGGAGGCAGCTGGGCGCGCTGCGGCAGGAGGGCGGCGCGCGGGCACGCCGCGGCACCGAACCGCGGCGGAGGAGCCTGCCCGCCGGAGACGCGCTCTATCTCAGCTTCACCCCGCCCCAG CAGCTGAGCCACGGCGCCCCCCCCGCCAGCCTCTCGTACCACCACCCCACCTTCGCCCCCTGCCCCCGGGAGGAGCCAGATTACCGGGGGGTCGATCCCGACCGGCTCTGGGAGGGCGAGGACGCCCTGGACGTGCTCCTGGAGGACAAGGACTTGGGGAGCCGCCACtccccccccgccagcccccgag ATTTCCTGAGGATGCAGGATATTCCCGAGGAGGTGGAGAGCAGCCAGGATCTGAAGGAGGGCGACGGGGGCTCCTCCGACAGTTAG
- the ARHGEF2 gene encoding rho guanine nucleotide exchange factor 2 isoform X6, whose amino-acid sequence MSRLESLARARSDRAKSKEKEKMKEGKEKDARYTNGHLFTTITVSGMTMCFACNKSITAKEALICPTCNVTIHNRCKDTLPNCTKVKQKQQKAALLKNSSALQSVSLRNKTAIRERPNSAIYPSESFRQTLLGPRRSRPSLSLSKSVSTTNIAGTFNDESPLGIRRILSQSTDSLNMRNRTLSVESLIDEGPDVILNQLMSDFETDGKDFEADSWSLAVDNSYLQQHKMDVMKRQDVIYELIQTEMHHVRTLKIMANMFRKAMLEDLQVDPATVLKIFPCVDELSQIHERFLAQLLERRRESLAHDSNKNFVINRLGDILVNQFSGASAEQLKKAYSEFCSKHTKAVKEYKDLLARDKRFQQFIRRMTRSPLLRRHGVPECILLVTQRITKYPVLIERILKNSKDNEGDSADLSRALKLVKELISSINEEVHACEMNARLWDVYKRVDGRAKVQLPWESRAGVFGKDELMRRKLVHSGCMLWKTAAGRFKDVLVLLMTDVLIFLQEKDQKYTFPMLDKPAVISLQNLIVRDIANQEKGMFLISAAPPEMYEVHAASRDDRNNWMKVIQQTVSLCPSRQDFPLIETEIEASLRKLKDRILQHDRKIAALLEEKVGLFADMLALASGCEEPSPALAPRTLFRSDSAEGSRGEKLMHDAIREVECLKEMFTGSGRDRDQNNLAEAESCPSPGASNGDAGSFNGSLEFCRADSDAGQRDGNGNLQRVPQEEINQRLVNLYTLLHELQAVVSQQDTLLELQLLEGTEKPSRRGSQPTLAEPPARAGDKPGPTELALLQRQHGLLQEELGRCRQLCQERAQEAAALETRLRDSEQERGRLERELEEARRQLGALRQEGGARARRGTEPRRRSLPAGDALYLSFTPPQLSHGAPPASLSYHHPTFAPCPREEPDYRGVDPDRLWEGEDALDVLLEDKDLGSRHSPPASPRDFLRMQDIPEEVESSQDLKEGDGGSSDS is encoded by the exons ATGTCCCGCCTCGAGTCGCTGGCCCGGGCGAGGAGCGATCGCGCCAAG agcaaggagaaggagaagatgaAGGAGGGCAAGGAGAAGGACGCCCGCTACACCAATGGCCACCTCTTCACCACCATCACCGTCTCGGGCATGACCATGTGCTTCGCCTGCAACAAGAGCATCACGGCCAAGGAAGCTCTTATCTGCCCCA cctgcaaCGTCACCATCCACAACCGCTGCAAGGACACGCTGCCCAACTGCACCAAGGTGAAGCAGAAG CAACAGAAAGCCGCGCTGCTGAAGAACAGCTCGGCGTTGCAGTCGGTCTCGCTGCGCAATAAAA ccgcCATCCGGGAGCGCCCCAACTCGGCCATCTACCCCTCGGAGAGCTTCCGCCAGACGCTGCTGGGTCCCCGCCGCAGCCgaccctccctctccctctccaagAGTGTCTCTACCACCAACATCGCGGG GACGTTCAACGATGAGTCTCCCCTGGGGATACGGCGGATCCTGTCCCAGTCCACGGATTCCCTCAACATGCGCAACCGCACGCTCTCGGTGGAGTCGCTCATCGACGAAG GCCCCGACGTCATCCTCAACCAGCTGATGAGCGACTTCGAGACGGACGGGAAGGACTTCGAGGCGGATTCGTGGAGCTTGGCCGTCGACAACAGCtacctgcagcagcacaagaTGGACGTCATGAAGCGCCAGGACGTCATCTACG AGCTGATCCAGACGGAGATGCACCACGTCCGCACGCTGAAGATCATGGCCAACATGTTCCGCAAGGCCATGCTGGAGGACCTGCAGGTGGATCCCGCCACGGTGCTGAAGATCTTCCCCTGTGTGGACGAGCTGAGCCAGATCCATGAGCGGTTCCTGGCGCAGCTCCTGGAGCGTCGCAGGGAGTCCCTGGCCCACGACAGCAACAAGAACTTCGTCATCAACCGGCTGGGGGACATCCTCGTCAACCAG tTTTCGGGTGCCAGCGCggagcagctgaagaaagcCTACTCCGAGTTCTGCAGCAAGCACACCAAAGCCGTGAAGGAGTACAAGGACCTGCTCGCCCGCGACAAGCGCTTCCAGCAGTTCATCCGG AGGATGACGCGGTCCCCGCTGCTCCGACGTCACGGGGTGCCCGAGTGCATCTTGCTGGTGACGCAGAGGATCACCAAGTACCCGGTGCTCATCGAGCGCATCCTGAAGAACTCCAAAG ACAACGAGGGTGACTCGGCGGACCTGTCGCGGGCgctgaagctggtgaaggagcTGATCTCGTCCATCAACGAGGAGGTGCACGCGTGCGAGATGAACGCGCGGCTGTGGGACGTCTACAAGCGCGTGGACGGCCGGGCCAAAGTGCAGCTGCCGTGGGAGAGCCGCGCCGGCGTTTTCGGCAAGGACGAGCTCATGCGGCGCAAGCTGGTGCACAGCGGCTGCATGCTCTGGAAAACGGCGGCCGGGCGCTTCAAAG ATGTCCTGGTGCTGCTGATGACCGACGTCCTCATCTTCCTGCAAGAGAAGGACCAGAAATACACCTTCCCCATGCTG GACAAGCCGGCCGTCATCTCCCTGCAAAACCTCATCGTGCGGGATATCGCCAACCAGGAGAAGGGGATGTTCCTGATCAGCGCGGCGCCGCCGGAGATGTACGAGGTCCACGCCGCCTCCCGCGACGACCGCAACAACTGGATGAAGGTCATCCAGCAGACGGTCAGCCT ctgccccagccgCCAGGACTTTCCCCTGATCGAGACGGAGATCGAAGCATCCTTACGCAAGCTGAAAG ACCGGATCCTGCAACACGATCGGAAGATCGCGgcgctgctggaggagaaggtgggGCTCTTCGCCGACATGCTGGCCCTGGCCAGCGGCTGCGAGGAGCCCTCGCCCGCCCTGGCCCCCCGCACCCTCTTCCGCTCCGACTCGGCCGAGGGTTCCCGAGGGGAGAAGCTGATGCACGACGCCATCCGGGAAG TGGAATGCCTCAAGGAGATGTTCACGGGCTCCGGACGCGACCGGGACCAGAATAACCTCGCCGAGGCCgagagctgccccagccccggcgccagCA acGGCGACGCCGGCAGCTTCAACGGCTCCCTGGAGTTTTGCAGGGCGGATTCAGATGCTGGGCAGCGG GATGGAAACGGCAACCTGCAGAGGGTACCCCAAGAG GAGATCAACCAGCGCCTGGTGAACCTCTACACCCTCCTGCACGAGCTCCAG GCGGTGGTGAGCCAGCAGGACAcgctgctggagctgcagctgctggagggcaCCGAGAAGCCGTCCCGCCGCGGTTCCCAGCCCACCCTGGCCGAGCCGCCGGCGCGAGCGGGCGACAAGCCCGGCCCCACGGAGCTGGCGCTGCTGCAGCGGCAGCAcgggctgctgcaggaggagctggggcgCTGCCggcagctctgccaggagcGGGCgcaggaggcggcggcgctggAGACGCGGCTGCGGGACAGCGAGCAGGAGCGCGGCCGGCTGGAGCGCGAGCTGGAGGAGGCCCGGAGGCAGCTGGGCGCGCTGCGGCAGGAGGGCGGCGCGCGGGCACGCCGCGGCACCGAACCGCGGCGGAGGAGCCTGCCCGCCGGAGACGCGCTCTATCTCAGCTTCACCCCGCCCCAG CTGAGCCACGGCGCCCCCCCCGCCAGCCTCTCGTACCACCACCCCACCTTCGCCCCCTGCCCCCGGGAGGAGCCAGATTACCGGGGGGTCGATCCCGACCGGCTCTGGGAGGGCGAGGACGCCCTGGACGTGCTCCTGGAGGACAAGGACTTGGGGAGCCGCCACtccccccccgccagcccccgag ATTTCCTGAGGATGCAGGATATTCCCGAGGAGGTGGAGAGCAGCCAGGATCTGAAGGAGGGCGACGGGGGCTCCTCCGACAGTTAG